The following proteins are co-located in the Aggregatibacter aphrophilus ATCC 33389 genome:
- a CDS encoding CRISPR-associated helicase/endonuclease Cas3, which translates to MSQSVIRYAHSAQDKLGNLLPYEHWQTLQSHSVNAGEMAAEFARVFGAQEIACQTGQLHDVGKYSEPFNQRLHGGPSVDHATAGAKIAVERWGNVIGKLMAFCIAGHHAGLANGNGEGDNRRTLKDRLALRFGADIPVLDNLWQQEIKLPETLSAPPLKADAHHPFFSYAFFTRMLYSCLVDADYLDTEAFYSNLENKAIERGGYPDLNALQHNFNQFINNFRRRIAQAPEQTEAEKRNATLNCLRSEILDHAVEQAAQPLGLFTLTVPTGGGKTFTSMAFALEHAKQHGIRRVIYVIPFTSIIEQNAAEFRKAFGELGEQAVLEHHSTFDDGKLQNEATKDKLRLASENWDAPIVVTTAVQFFESLFADRSSRCRKLHNIAGSVIILDEAQMLPLNLLLPIMQAIKELAQNYRCSVVMCTATQPAVQAENGFYRGFENVREIAPKPTALFDKLRRTTVQHIGTQTDANLLAKLAEHPQMLIIVNNRRHARSLYDQAKHLDGTFHLTTLMCAKHRSQKIDEIRGRLKNGEPCRVIATSLIEAGVDVDFPLVMRAEAGLDSVAQAAGRCNREGKRLPENSFVWIFAPEEQWKAPPELATQAAVMRLTADEFSDDLLSTQAVAAYFAELYQLKGSELDNKKILKMHNDTGQSLDFPFQTIADKFRMIESHMQPLIIPFDGEAENLISSLHHTDHIGGLLRKLQPYTVQIPEKALAALYKAGRIEPINEKNFGKQFYTLIGLDLYDEVAGLSWEDTAFLKGESLAF; encoded by the coding sequence ATGTCCCAATCTGTTATTCGCTACGCCCATTCCGCGCAAGACAAACTCGGCAATCTCTTACCTTACGAACATTGGCAAACCTTACAAAGCCATTCGGTCAATGCTGGTGAAATGGCTGCGGAGTTTGCTCGGGTGTTTGGTGCGCAGGAAATTGCCTGCCAGACGGGACAGCTTCATGATGTAGGGAAATATTCGGAACCCTTTAATCAGCGATTGCATGGAGGCCCATCAGTCGATCATGCCACCGCCGGAGCCAAAATTGCTGTCGAGCGTTGGGGAAATGTTATCGGCAAGCTGATGGCATTTTGCATTGCGGGGCACCATGCCGGGTTGGCAAATGGAAACGGTGAAGGCGATAACCGCCGCACGTTAAAGGATCGTTTGGCATTGCGATTCGGCGCAGATATTCCCGTTCTCGATAACCTGTGGCAACAAGAAATCAAGCTCCCGGAAACCCTATCCGCACCGCCACTCAAAGCCGACGCGCATCATCCTTTTTTCTCCTACGCCTTCTTCACCCGAATGCTCTATTCCTGCTTGGTGGATGCCGATTATCTTGACACCGAAGCCTTTTATTCAAACCTAGAAAACAAAGCCATCGAGCGCGGCGGTTATCCCGATTTAAACGCCTTACAACACAATTTCAATCAATTTATCAACAATTTCAGACGACGTATCGCCCAAGCTCCAGAGCAAACTGAAGCCGAAAAACGCAATGCCACCTTAAACTGCCTGCGCAGTGAAATTCTCGATCATGCCGTAGAACAAGCGGCACAACCGCTAGGGCTGTTCACGCTCACTGTGCCGACCGGCGGCGGCAAAACTTTCACTTCCATGGCATTTGCGCTGGAACACGCCAAACAGCACGGTATACGACGCGTGATTTACGTCATCCCGTTCACCAGCATCATCGAACAAAATGCTGCCGAATTTCGCAAGGCCTTTGGCGAATTGGGCGAACAAGCCGTGTTGGAACATCACAGCACCTTCGACGACGGCAAACTGCAAAATGAGGCCACCAAAGACAAATTGCGCCTTGCCTCGGAAAACTGGGACGCGCCGATTGTCGTAACCACCGCCGTGCAATTCTTCGAGTCCCTCTTTGCCGACCGCTCCTCGCGCTGTCGCAAGCTGCACAACATCGCAGGCTCCGTCATCATCCTCGACGAAGCGCAAATGCTGCCGCTCAATCTTTTGCTGCCCATCATGCAAGCCATCAAAGAATTGGCGCAAAACTACCGCTGCAGCGTCGTCATGTGCACCGCCACCCAGCCAGCCGTGCAAGCCGAAAACGGCTTCTATCGCGGCTTTGAGAACGTGCGCGAAATAGCCCCAAAACCGACCGCACTTTTCGATAAACTGCGCCGCACCACCGTGCAACACATCGGCACACAAACCGACGCCAACCTGCTCGCCAAACTTGCCGAACACCCGCAAATGCTCATTATCGTCAATAACCGCCGCCACGCCCGCAGCCTGTACGACCAAGCCAAACATCTTGACGGCACGTTCCACCTGACCACCTTGATGTGCGCCAAACACCGCAGCCAAAAGATTGATGAGATCCGAGGTCGTCTGAAAAACGGCGAACCCTGCCGCGTCATCGCCACCTCCTTAATTGAAGCCGGTGTGGATGTGGATTTTCCACTGGTGATGCGCGCCGAAGCAGGTTTAGACAGCGTTGCCCAAGCCGCCGGACGCTGCAACCGTGAAGGCAAAAGGCTACCTGAAAACAGCTTTGTCTGGATATTCGCGCCCGAAGAACAATGGAAAGCCCCGCCAGAACTTGCTACCCAAGCTGCCGTTATGCGCCTGACTGCCGATGAGTTTTCAGACGACCTCTTATCCACGCAAGCCGTCGCTGCCTACTTCGCCGAGCTTTATCAATTAAAAGGCAGCGAACTGGATAATAAAAAAATCCTGAAAATGCACAACGATACAGGGCAAAGCCTTGATTTCCCATTCCAAACCATCGCCGACAAATTCCGCATGATCGAAAGCCACATGCAGCCGCTGATTATTCCGTTTGATGGTGAGGCCGAAAACCTCATTAGCAGCCTGCACCACACCGACCACATCGGCGGACTCTTACGCAAATTGCAACCCTACACCGTCCAAATCCCCGAAAAAGCCCTCGCTGCTTTGTATAAAGCAGGACGTATCGAACCGATTAACGAGAAAAACTTCGGCAAACAATTTTATACGCTGATTGGACTTGATTTGTATGATGAGGTGGCGGGGTTGAGTTGGGAGGATACGGCATTTTTGAAGGGGGAGAGTTTGGCGTTTTAA
- the glnE gene encoding bifunctional [glutamate--ammonia ligase]-adenylyl-L-tyrosine phosphorylase/[glutamate--ammonia-ligase] adenylyltransferase, with protein sequence MSFVAQFTDKLRSLAEVLIHSFPEKFDSTLFEQIEQQREDPATNIGQMAVAVAMSDFVAEAWQKQPAFLAKCWEKLPHFEDCDQYAKRLDEVLQHVQTEEQLYRELRLFRAREMVKLSVCQSLNFATVEQVFIRLSQLAESLIIGARDWLYARACEEMGTPMDAQGNAQQLYILGMGKLGGFELNFSSDIDLIFTYPSQGETVGARRSVDNAKFFTRLGQRLINALDQYTADGFVYRTDMRLRPFGDSGALALSFNAMEQYYQDQGRDWERYAMIKGRILGAQAMDPNIAVLQNLLRPFVYRRYIDFSVIQALREMKQKIEREVRRRNLTDNIKLGAGGIREIEFIVQVFQLIRGGREIALQQHELLNLLPELSRLNLISTEQESDLRHAYLFLRRAENVLQAIKDQQTQQLPENEWDRQRLIFSCAEFTQWGAQQESVSVTYPIHDWASFLSVLQEHQRKVRSVFQSLIGDEQEENTSENAWEDFLETDFDEQELLGILQQNGVPETEQDAVLDRLLQFRNELPRYAIGVRGRAVLNRLMPNLLEQVLHTPNSPILLPRILTIIEKILTRTTYLELLAENPQALTQLIELCAQSKFIAEQVARHPILLDELLDEKSLRNPPHFTEFASELQQYLLRLPQDDEEQFIDGLRQFKHAALLRIAAADILGVLPVMKVSDHLTYLAEAIIGAVVNLAWQQIAVRFGVPEHLAEGEKNFLVVGYGKLGGIELGYKSDLDLVFLYDPAGNSQTVGGKKVIDSNQFYLRLAQKIVSIFSMNTSAGILYDVDMRLRPSGDAGLLGCSFSAFENYQLNEAWTWEKQALVRSRAVFGEQKLRDEFETIRHNVLSAPRDLVQLKHDVGEMREKMYEHLAKHDDAQFNIKTDQGGITDIEFIAQYLVLAHSPQQPALTRWSDNVRIFEIMAEYGVISDADSERLKQCYVDLRNRIHHLNLLGLPSVVDASEFCAERAFVREIWARLLK encoded by the coding sequence ATGTCTTTTGTTGCTCAATTTACCGATAAACTCCGTTCTCTCGCCGAGGTTTTAATTCACTCTTTTCCGGAAAAATTCGATTCCACCTTGTTTGAACAAATCGAACAACAAAGAGAAGATCCCGCAACGAATATCGGGCAAATGGCTGTGGCGGTGGCAATGTCGGATTTTGTGGCGGAGGCGTGGCAGAAACAGCCTGCGTTTTTAGCAAAATGTTGGGAAAAACTACCGCACTTTGAGGACTGTGACCAGTACGCCAAGCGGTTAGATGAGGTGTTACAGCATGTGCAAACGGAAGAGCAACTTTACCGGGAATTACGTCTGTTTCGCGCCCGTGAAATGGTGAAGCTGAGTGTTTGCCAAAGTCTCAATTTCGCCACGGTGGAACAGGTTTTTATTCGCTTGTCGCAACTGGCTGAAAGCCTGATTATTGGTGCGCGCGATTGGCTTTATGCGCGGGCTTGTGAAGAAATGGGCACGCCGATGGATGCGCAGGGCAACGCGCAGCAGCTATATATTCTCGGCATGGGCAAACTTGGTGGCTTTGAGCTGAATTTTTCTTCCGACATTGATTTGATTTTTACTTATCCAAGCCAAGGAGAAACCGTGGGGGCACGCCGTAGCGTGGATAACGCGAAGTTTTTCACCCGTTTGGGGCAACGCTTGATTAACGCGTTGGATCAATACACCGCTGACGGCTTTGTGTACCGCACGGATATGCGTTTACGTCCCTTTGGCGACAGTGGCGCGCTGGCACTCAGTTTTAACGCCATGGAGCAGTATTATCAGGATCAAGGGCGCGATTGGGAACGTTACGCCATGATCAAAGGTCGCATTTTAGGTGCGCAAGCAATGGATCCCAATATTGCCGTTTTACAGAATTTATTGCGCCCGTTTGTGTATCGTCGCTACATTGATTTCAGCGTGATTCAGGCGTTGCGTGAGATGAAACAAAAAATCGAACGGGAAGTGCGCCGCCGCAACCTCACCGATAACATCAAATTGGGCGCGGGCGGCATTCGTGAAATTGAGTTTATCGTGCAGGTTTTTCAGTTAATTCGCGGAGGGCGGGAAATTGCCTTGCAGCAGCACGAATTGCTAAATTTATTGCCGGAACTGAGCAGGCTGAATTTGATTTCCACCGAACAGGAATCCGATTTGCGCCATGCCTATTTATTTTTACGCCGAGCGGAAAATGTGCTGCAAGCCATCAAAGATCAACAAACCCAACAACTGCCCGAGAATGAATGGGATCGTCAACGTTTAATCTTCTCATGCGCGGAATTTACCCAATGGGGTGCGCAACAAGAAAGTGTTTCCGTCACCTATCCGATTCACGATTGGGCGAGTTTTCTCTCTGTGTTACAAGAACATCAGCGCAAAGTGCGGTCGGTTTTTCAGTCATTAATTGGCGATGAACAAGAAGAAAATACATCGGAAAATGCGTGGGAAGATTTCCTCGAAACGGATTTTGACGAACAAGAATTGCTCGGCATTTTGCAACAAAACGGCGTGCCGGAGACGGAACAAGATGCGGTGTTGGATCGTCTGTTGCAATTTCGCAACGAATTGCCTCGTTATGCCATTGGTGTGCGCGGGCGGGCAGTGCTCAATCGCTTAATGCCAAACCTGCTGGAACAAGTTTTACACACGCCCAACAGCCCTATTTTACTGCCACGGATTTTGACGATTATTGAAAAAATCCTCACGCGTACCACTTACCTCGAACTGTTGGCAGAGAATCCGCAAGCCTTGACGCAGCTTATCGAACTTTGCGCCCAATCAAAATTTATTGCAGAACAAGTGGCGCGCCACCCGATTTTGCTCGATGAATTGCTTGATGAAAAATCCCTGCGAAATCCACCGCACTTTACCGAGTTCGCCTCCGAATTACAGCAATATTTATTGCGCCTGCCGCAAGATGACGAAGAACAATTTATCGACGGCTTGCGCCAGTTTAAGCACGCTGCCCTGCTCCGCATTGCCGCCGCCGATATTCTCGGCGTGTTGCCGGTAATGAAAGTGAGCGATCATCTCACTTATTTGGCTGAGGCGATTATCGGTGCAGTGGTCAATTTGGCGTGGCAACAAATCGCCGTTCGTTTTGGTGTGCCCGAACATTTGGCGGAAGGGGAGAAAAACTTCCTCGTGGTGGGTTACGGCAAATTGGGCGGCATTGAATTGGGCTATAAATCCGATTTGGATCTTGTCTTCTTATACGATCCAGCCGGCAACAGTCAAACCGTTGGCGGCAAAAAAGTCATCGACAGCAACCAATTTTATTTACGTTTAGCCCAAAAAATCGTCAGTATTTTCAGCATGAATACCAGCGCGGGGATTTTATATGACGTGGATATGCGCCTACGCCCATCCGGTGATGCAGGGTTGCTTGGTTGCTCTTTCTCCGCCTTTGAAAACTATCAACTAAACGAAGCCTGGACCTGGGAAAAACAAGCCTTGGTGCGTAGCCGTGCAGTGTTCGGCGAACAGAAACTACGGGACGAATTTGAAACCATTCGTCACAACGTGCTTTCTGCCCCACGGGACTTAGTTCAACTGAAACACGATGTCGGCGAAATGCGGGAAAAAATGTATGAACATTTGGCAAAACATGATGACGCCCAATTCAACATTAAAACCGACCAAGGTGGCATTACGGACATTGAATTTATCGCACAATATTTGGTGTTGGCGCATTCGCCGCAACAGCCTGCCCTCACCCGCTGGTCAGACAATGTGCGGATTTTCGAAATCATGGCAGAATACGGCGTAATTTCTGACGCCGACAGCGAACGCTTAAAACAATGTTATGTAGACCTGCGCAACCGTATTCACCATTTGAATTTGCTCGGTTTACCCTCTGTGGTGGACGCGTCGGAATTTTGTGCAGAACGGGCGTTTGTGCGAGAAATTTGGGCGCGGTTGTTGAAATAA
- the serS gene encoding serine--tRNA ligase, with amino-acid sequence MIDPNLLRNNLVEVAEKLKVKRGFTLDVAKITQLEEQRKALQVKTETLQAERNARSKAIGAAKARGEDIAPLLAEVDHMGEELEQGKAELEKVQNALNDIALNIPNIPADEVPLGKDDSDNLEVSRWGEPRKFDFDILDHVSLGEQLQGLDFAAAVKLTGSRFVVMKGQIARLHRAISQFMLDLHTEQHGYTEAYVPYLVNHDTLYGTGQLPKFGEDLFHTKPLEGQDPNEVQRTYGLIPTAEVPVTNLVRGEILEAENLPLKMTAHTPCFRSEAGSYGRDTRGLIRMHQFDKVELVQIVEPEKSMEALEELTGHAEKVLQLLGLPYRKVLLCTGDMGFGSCKTYDLEVWVPAQNTYREISSCSNMWDFQARRMQARCRSKSDKKTRLVHTLNGSGLAVGRTLVAVLENYQNADGSITVPEVLRPYMCGLEVIGK; translated from the coding sequence ATGATCGATCCGAATTTACTTCGTAATAATCTGGTGGAAGTCGCAGAAAAATTAAAAGTTAAACGTGGTTTCACGCTCGATGTTGCAAAAATTACCCAATTAGAAGAACAACGCAAAGCCTTGCAGGTGAAAACCGAAACCTTACAAGCCGAACGAAATGCCCGCTCCAAGGCCATTGGTGCCGCGAAAGCGCGTGGCGAAGACATTGCGCCATTGTTGGCAGAAGTGGATCACATGGGAGAAGAATTAGAGCAAGGCAAAGCAGAACTTGAAAAAGTGCAAAACGCCTTAAATGATATTGCGTTAAACATTCCTAACATTCCTGCCGATGAAGTCCCGTTGGGCAAAGACGATAGCGACAATTTAGAAGTTTCCCGTTGGGGCGAGCCGCGTAAATTTGATTTTGATATATTGGATCATGTTAGCCTTGGCGAGCAATTGCAAGGGTTGGACTTTGCCGCTGCGGTGAAATTGACCGGTTCCCGCTTTGTCGTCATGAAAGGACAAATTGCTAGATTACACCGTGCAATTTCGCAATTTATGTTGGATTTACACACTGAACAACATGGTTACACCGAAGCTTATGTGCCTTATTTAGTGAACCACGATACCCTTTATGGTACCGGACAGCTTCCAAAATTTGGTGAAGATTTATTCCATACCAAACCACTGGAAGGTCAGGATCCAAATGAAGTACAACGTACTTACGGCTTAATTCCGACCGCAGAAGTGCCGGTAACCAATTTAGTACGCGGTGAGATTCTAGAAGCGGAAAATCTGCCGTTAAAAATGACCGCACATACGCCGTGTTTCCGTTCCGAAGCAGGCTCTTACGGACGTGATACTCGCGGCTTAATTCGTATGCACCAATTTGACAAAGTAGAATTGGTACAAATCGTAGAACCGGAAAAATCCATGGAAGCCTTGGAAGAACTTACCGGCCACGCAGAAAAAGTGTTGCAATTACTTGGCTTGCCATATCGTAAAGTGTTGCTTTGCACCGGCGACATGGGCTTTGGTTCTTGCAAAACCTATGACTTGGAAGTGTGGGTACCGGCGCAAAATACCTACCGTGAAATTTCTTCCTGCTCTAATATGTGGGATTTCCAAGCGCGCCGTATGCAAGCCCGCTGCCGTTCAAAAAGCGACAAGAAAACCCGCTTGGTGCACACCTTAAACGGTTCCGGCTTGGCTGTTGGTCGTACTTTGGTTGCAGTGTTGGAAAACTATCAAAATGCCGATGGTTCTATTACTGTGCCGGAAGTCTTGCGTCCTTACATGTGTGGCTTGGAAGTGATTGGAAAATAA
- a CDS encoding anaerobic C4-dicarboxylate transporter: protein MEFLTNLSEGTQFAIQLAFVLICLFYGAKKGGIALGLLGGIGLIVLVFGFGIEPGKPAIDVMLTILAVVVTSATLQASGGLDVMLQIAEKLLRKNPKYVSILAPFVTCTLTILCGTGHVVYTMLPIIYDIAIKNNIRPERPMAASSIASQMGIIASPVSVAVVTLTAFLVNAQNHLAGFDGYLDLLKITVPSTLCGVLAIGIFSWFRGKDLDKDKEFQEKLKDPEFKKYVYGDSTSLLGKKLPQSSWNAMWIFFGAILVVAALGYFKELRPSFEKSTPAQVVEVVSDNKAVQSFNVKDGKIVALAKEGKVALDVKDSKAKAKTAYDNIEIYDAKGVLTQTLAAQDNNVVITAGDKSDTIANATIVLKDSVKKKAPLGMVHVIQIFMLLAGALIIIFTKTDAGKISKNEIFRSGMIALVAVFGISWMAETMFTVHTPMMKAALGDIVKAHPWTYAVMLLLISKFVNSQAAALVAFVPLALNIGVDPAIILAFAAACYGYYILPTYPSDLAAIQFDRSGTTHIGKFVINHSFILPGLIGVITSCIFGYIFTGMFGYL, encoded by the coding sequence ATGGAGTTTTTAACTAACTTAAGTGAAGGCACGCAATTTGCTATTCAACTTGCGTTCGTCTTAATCTGTTTATTCTACGGGGCCAAAAAAGGCGGTATTGCATTAGGTCTTTTAGGTGGAATCGGCTTAATCGTATTGGTTTTCGGGTTCGGTATCGAACCGGGCAAACCGGCTATTGATGTTATGCTCACCATCCTTGCCGTGGTAGTCACGTCCGCTACATTACAAGCCAGCGGCGGTTTAGATGTGATGTTGCAAATCGCGGAAAAATTACTACGCAAAAACCCGAAATATGTCAGTATTCTCGCGCCGTTCGTCACTTGTACCCTCACCATTCTTTGCGGTACCGGCCATGTGGTTTATACCATGTTGCCGATTATTTATGATATCGCTATTAAAAATAACATCCGTCCAGAACGCCCAATGGCGGCCAGTTCCATCGCTTCACAAATGGGTATCATCGCCTCCCCTGTATCCGTGGCTGTAGTGACATTAACTGCGTTCTTAGTCAATGCACAAAATCACTTAGCCGGTTTCGATGGTTATTTAGACTTATTAAAAATCACTGTGCCATCCACCCTTTGCGGCGTGTTAGCCATCGGTATTTTCAGTTGGTTCCGCGGTAAAGATTTGGATAAGGACAAAGAATTCCAAGAAAAATTGAAAGATCCTGAGTTCAAAAAATATGTGTATGGCGACAGCACCTCTTTACTTGGCAAAAAATTGCCGCAATCCAGTTGGAATGCTATGTGGATTTTCTTCGGTGCCATTTTAGTGGTTGCTGCATTAGGTTACTTCAAAGAATTACGTCCGTCCTTTGAAAAATCCACACCTGCGCAAGTGGTTGAAGTGGTTTCCGATAACAAAGCGGTACAAAGCTTCAATGTGAAAGACGGAAAAATCGTCGCACTGGCTAAAGAAGGTAAAGTGGCACTTGATGTAAAAGACAGCAAAGCAAAAGCCAAAACCGCTTATGACAATATTGAAATTTATGACGCTAAAGGCGTATTAACTCAAACTTTAGCCGCCCAAGATAACAACGTCGTCATCACCGCCGGTGATAAATCCGACACCATTGCCAACGCTACTATCGTGTTAAAAGACAGTGTGAAGAAAAAAGCCCCGTTAGGCATGGTTCATGTTATCCAAATCTTCATGTTATTAGCCGGTGCGCTAATCATCATCTTCACCAAAACCGATGCCGGTAAAATCAGTAAAAACGAGATTTTCCGCTCCGGTATGATTGCGTTAGTTGCGGTATTCGGTATCTCTTGGATGGCGGAAACTATGTTCACCGTTCACACCCCAATGATGAAAGCGGCATTAGGTGACATTGTAAAAGCCCACCCTTGGACTTATGCAGTGATGTTGTTATTAATCTCTAAATTCGTAAACTCTCAAGCCGCTGCTTTGGTTGCCTTCGTACCATTAGCATTAAATATCGGTGTTGATCCGGCAATCATCCTGGCGTTCGCTGCCGCTTGTTATGGTTACTACATTTTACCGACTTACCCAAGCGACTTAGCGGCGATTCAATTCGACCGCTCCGGCACCACTCATATTGGTAAATTCGTGATCAACCACAGTTTCATCCTTCCTGGATTAATCGGAGTGATTACTTCCTGTATCTTTGGGTATATCTTTACGGGGATGTTTGGATATTTGTAG
- a CDS encoding replication-associated recombination protein A has protein sequence MSNFSFDFNENDFRPLAARMRPTTLAQYCGQSHLLGEGKPLRKAIEAGYVHSMIFWGPPGTGKTTLAEIIAQRINAEVERISAVTSGIKEIREAIEKAKQNKLAGLRTILFVDEVHRFNKSQQDAFLPHIEDGTIIFIGATTENPSFELNNALLSRARVYILKPLSTQEIERVLQQAIDDQENGLGKVRLDLQENLLSLLAEYVNGDARLALNCLEMMVDMAAESKNGKILDRTLLTEVLGERQARFDKQGDRFYDFISALHKSIRGSAPDAALYWYARIITAGGDPLYVARRLLAIASEDVGNADPRAMQVAIAAWDCFTRVGAAEGERAIAQAIVYLAVAPKSNAVYLAFKAAKKLATESADFDVPEHLRNAPTNLMKDLGFGAEYRYAHDEPNAYAAGENYFPPQLKDTQFYFPTTRGMEIKIKEKLEWLKGLDQES, from the coding sequence ATGTCCAACTTCAGCTTTGATTTTAACGAAAATGATTTCCGCCCACTCGCCGCAAGAATGCGTCCAACTACATTGGCGCAATATTGCGGTCAGTCGCATTTATTGGGTGAAGGCAAACCGTTACGCAAAGCCATTGAGGCGGGATACGTCCATTCCATGATTTTCTGGGGGCCGCCAGGCACCGGAAAAACCACTTTGGCAGAGATTATCGCTCAACGCATTAACGCTGAAGTCGAGCGAATTTCTGCCGTCACCAGTGGCATTAAAGAAATTCGTGAAGCCATTGAAAAAGCCAAACAAAACAAATTGGCGGGTCTGCGCACCATTTTGTTTGTGGACGAAGTTCACCGTTTCAACAAAAGCCAGCAAGACGCGTTTCTGCCACATATCGAAGACGGCACCATTATTTTTATTGGTGCCACCACGGAAAATCCTTCTTTTGAATTAAATAACGCGCTACTTTCCCGCGCACGGGTTTATATTCTCAAACCGCTTTCTACGCAGGAAATTGAACGCGTTTTGCAACAAGCGATCGACGATCAGGAAAATGGCTTGGGCAAAGTACGGTTAGATTTGCAGGAGAATTTGTTGTCGCTTTTGGCAGAATACGTCAACGGCGATGCACGCCTTGCGTTGAACTGTTTGGAAATGATGGTGGACATGGCCGCTGAATCCAAAAACGGCAAAATTTTAGACCGCACTTTACTTACGGAAGTGTTGGGCGAACGGCAGGCGCGTTTTGATAAACAAGGCGATCGTTTCTACGATTTCATTTCCGCGCTACATAAATCCATTCGCGGATCCGCACCGGATGCGGCGCTCTATTGGTATGCCCGCATTATCACTGCCGGCGGTGATCCGCTTTACGTGGCTCGCCGTTTATTGGCGATTGCCTCGGAAGATGTGGGTAATGCCGATCCGCGTGCGATGCAGGTTGCCATTGCTGCATGGGATTGTTTTACCCGTGTCGGTGCCGCCGAAGGCGAACGCGCCATTGCGCAAGCTATTGTCTATTTAGCCGTTGCGCCAAAAAGCAACGCTGTTTACCTCGCCTTCAAAGCAGCGAAAAAACTGGCGACTGAATCTGCTGATTTTGATGTGCCGGAACACCTCCGCAACGCCCCAACCAATCTCATGAAAGACCTCGGCTTCGGTGCCGAATACCGCTACGCCCACGACGAACCCAACGCCTACGCCGCCGGCGAAAACTACTTCCCGCCACAACTCAAAGACACCCAATTTTATTTCCCTACTACAAGAGGCATGGAGATTAAGATTAAGGAAAAGTTGGAGTGGTTAAAAGGGCTAGATCAGGAAAGTTAG
- the lolA gene encoding outer membrane lipoprotein chaperone LolA has protein sequence MNKMLQKLTALSLLGMVSLAWANADIELQNRLNKVDVLSADFAQTVMSANGKNVQQGNGKLQIKRPNLFRMDTKSPQETQIIADGQTLWFYDPFVEQVTANWVKDAVNNTPFVLLTSNDKSHWAQYSVEQKSDTFVLTPKAKNSNIKQFDIRIDESGVLKGFSTIEKDGQSNQYVLRNISNQNLDSALFKFSVPKGVELDDQRKK, from the coding sequence ATGAATAAAATGCTCCAAAAACTCACCGCACTTTCCCTTCTGGGTATGGTATCGCTTGCCTGGGCAAATGCCGATATTGAGCTACAAAATCGCTTAAACAAAGTGGATGTGTTGAGTGCGGATTTTGCACAAACCGTAATGTCGGCGAATGGTAAAAATGTGCAACAAGGCAACGGCAAATTACAAATTAAGCGTCCGAATTTGTTCCGCATGGACACCAAATCCCCACAAGAAACACAAATTATTGCCGATGGACAAACCCTTTGGTTTTATGATCCGTTTGTGGAACAAGTTACGGCCAATTGGGTAAAAGACGCGGTGAATAATACGCCGTTCGTGTTGTTGACCAGCAATGACAAAAGCCATTGGGCGCAATATTCCGTTGAGCAAAAAAGCGATACTTTTGTGTTAACACCAAAAGCGAAGAATAGCAATATCAAGCAATTTGATATTCGTATTGATGAAAGCGGCGTATTAAAAGGGTTTAGTACCATTGAGAAAGACGGCCAATCCAATCAATATGTGTTGCGTAATATTTCCAATCAAAATTTAGATAGTGCATTGTTTAAATTTAGCGTGCCAAAAGGCGTGGAATTGGACGACCAACGCAAAAAATAA